The following are encoded together in the bacterium genome:
- a CDS encoding alcohol dehydrogenase catalytic domain-containing protein: protein MRELTFVEPGRVEWTDAPEARLEGPDDALVRAVAVTTCDLDHAFVQGTVPIPGPFPLGHEFVADVVAVGDAVRNVRPGQRVVVPFQISCGRCDRCTRGQTGACRAVPHRSAYGLGPIGGTQWGGAFADLLRVPFADAMLLPLPDGVAPEIVACASDNLCDGWRAVAPYLRGDAAGAEVLVLGGEARSIGLYAVAAARALGASRVVYQDADADRRSVAAALGAEVVAERAHRLGRFAVTVDASNDAEGLACAIRSTDAWGTCTCVGVFFADVALPMLEMYGKGIHFVTGRANARADMPDVLRHVADGSLDPRPVMTGVHPWESAPEVLLAGPMKPVFLRGA from the coding sequence ATGCGTGAGCTCACCTTCGTCGAACCCGGCCGCGTGGAATGGACCGACGCTCCCGAGGCACGCCTCGAGGGGCCCGACGACGCGCTCGTCCGTGCCGTGGCGGTCACGACCTGCGACCTCGACCACGCCTTCGTCCAGGGCACCGTTCCCATCCCGGGCCCGTTCCCGCTCGGGCACGAGTTCGTGGCCGACGTCGTCGCCGTCGGGGACGCCGTGCGAAACGTCCGTCCCGGCCAACGCGTCGTGGTGCCGTTCCAGATCAGCTGCGGCCGCTGCGACCGCTGCACGCGGGGGCAGACGGGCGCCTGCCGCGCGGTGCCCCACCGCTCGGCCTACGGGCTCGGCCCGATCGGCGGGACGCAATGGGGCGGCGCCTTCGCCGATCTGCTGCGCGTGCCCTTCGCCGACGCGATGCTCCTGCCGCTGCCCGACGGCGTCGCGCCCGAGATCGTCGCCTGCGCCAGCGACAACCTCTGCGACGGCTGGCGCGCCGTCGCTCCGTATCTCCGCGGCGACGCCGCCGGCGCCGAGGTGCTGGTGCTCGGCGGCGAAGCGCGCAGCATCGGGCTGTACGCGGTCGCTGCCGCACGCGCGCTCGGGGCGTCCCGCGTCGTCTACCAGGACGCCGACGCCGACCGCCGCAGCGTCGCCGCCGCACTCGGCGCCGAGGTCGTCGCCGAACGCGCCCACCGCCTCGGCCGTTTTGCCGTCACGGTCGACGCCAGCAACGATGCCGAGGGCCTCGCCTGCGCCATCCGCTCGACGGACGCGTGGGGTACGTGCACCTGCGTCGGCGTCTTCTTCGCCGACGTCGCGCTGCCGATGCTCGAGATGTACGGCAAGGGCATCCACTTCGTCACCGGCCGCGCCAACGCCCGCGCGGACATGCCCGACGTGCTCCGCCACGTCGCCGACGGCTCCCTCGACCCGCGGCCGGTGATGACGGGGGTGCACCCCTGGGAGTCGGCGCCGGAGGTGCTGCTCGCGGGCCCGATGAAGCCCGTCTTCCTGCGGGGGGCGTAG